In a genomic window of Aptenodytes patagonicus chromosome 24, bAptPat1.pri.cur, whole genome shotgun sequence:
- the FHIP2B gene encoding FHF complex subunit HOOK-interacting protein 2B isoform X1 has protein sequence MLSRLGALLQQAVETREPSVDLLEAFTEHWKGITGYYLEATDESIPARQTDIPWRLKQMLDILVYEEKQQPAGEAGPCLEYLLQHKVLETLGTLGKAEYPPGMRQQVLLFFSRVLGQVQHPLLHYLNVHRPVQKLLQLSGDRLGSGTEKEEVQFAAVLCTKIKQDPTLLAYILEGKSILNGKRAQELPASPVEEGTEHPPGTSTTAGSPSAEPSPPRRDSNLITSLVGLCKSKKSRVALKAGENLLLLVGLAQEAAAACLVRSSALCQLLTEHLCDLYSAVPACTDPADVLALERASWRSQGDAAGDGVFPGKESLAAFFGWLDYLDELVTGAHPVVADAITEAVEEKFFQGILQPQLLEMSELTILGATAMLTGTVRQIRAPPLLHRLVLFLLGPDRHPEIPGDAPHPLRTQLIDRCNHLSDEISLASLRLFEELLRKPHEHVAHSLALRNLEARGYLQRGPAMPDERGLPEPDPDEDGLDLEEDPYFTDGFPDAGFGMAKKPPPGSAPSGKGQVSEVVSSFLCLVPEEAKTSSCMEEGGYDTYVHDALGLVQACRASAAPCGWPPAPQPLDACHPEATFYEGHFLKVLFDRMTRILDQPYSLNLQVTSVLSRLAAFPHPHLHEYLLDPYLNLAPGCRSLFSVLVRVIGDLMQRLQRVPHFRAKLLLVRRQLMGLVPGEQMDHAMLFKGVVVLEEFCKELAAIALVKGPPEGPP, from the exons ATGCTGAGCCGCCTGGGCGCGCTGCTGCAGCAGGCGGTGGAGacg CGGGAGCCCAGCGTGGACCTGCTGGAAGCCTTCACCGAGCACTGGAAGGGCATCACTGGCTACTACCTGGAGGCCACGG ACGAGAGCATCCCTGCCAGACAGACGGACATCCCCTGGCGCCTCAAGCAGATGCTGGACATCCTGGTGTacgaggagaagcagcagccggCGGGGGAGGCCGGACCATGCCTCgagtacctgctgcagcacaaggTCCTGGAGACCCTCGGCACGCTGGGCAAGGCGGAG TACCCCCCCGGGATGAGGCAGCaggtcctcctcttcttcagccGGGTGCTGGGGCAGGTGCAGCACCCGCTCCTCCACTACCTCAACGTGCACAGGCCGGTGCAG aaGCTGCTCCAGCTCAGCGGCGACCGCCTGGGCTCCGGcacggagaaggaggaggtgcaGTTCGCAGCCGTCCTCTGCACGAAGATCAAGCAGGATCCCACCCTGCTGGCATACATCCTGGAG gGCAAGAGCATCCTGAATGGGAAGAGAGCCCAGGAGCTGCCGGCCAGCCCCGTGGAAGAGGGTACGGAGCATCCCCCGGGCACCAGCACCACTGCCGGCTCCCCCTCAGCCGAGCCTTCCCCGCCACGGAGGGACAGCAACCTCATCACGTCCTTGGTGGGGCTCTGCAAGAGCAAG aAGAGCAGGGTCGCGCTGAAGGCTGGGGAAAACCTGCTCTTGCTCGTCGGGCTCGCCCAGGAGgcggctgctgcctgcctggtgCGGAGCAGCGCCCTGTGCCAGCTGCTGACGGAGCATCTCTGTGACCTCTACAGCGCCGTCCCCGCCTGCACCGACCCTGCCGACGTCCTCGCCCTGGAGAGGGCCAGCTGGAG GTCGCAGGGTGATGCTGCCGGCGACGGGGTTTTCCCAGGGAAGGAGAGCCTGGCTGCCTTCTTCGGCTGGCTGGACTACCTCGATGAGCTGGTGACGGGCGCCCACCCG GTCGTGGCAGATGCCATCACCGAGGCCGTGGAGGAAAAGTTTTTCCAGGGCATcctgcagccacagctcctgGAGAT GTCCGAGCTCACCATCCTCGGTGCCACGGCCATGCTGACGGGCACGGTGCGGCAGATCCGCGCGCCTCCCCTGCTCCACCGCCTCGTGCTCTTCCTGCTGGGGCCAGACCGGCACCCCGAGATCCCGGGGGATGCCCCCCACCCTCTGCGCACCCAGCTCATCGACCGCTGCAACCACCTCTCCGACGAG ATCAGCCTGGCCAGCCTGCGGCTCTTCGAGGAGCTCCTGCGGAAACCCCACGAGCACGTGGCACACAGCCTGGCGCTGAGGAACCTGGAGGCGAGGGGCTACCTGCAGCGCGGCCCCGCCATGCCCGACGAGCGCGGACTCCCCGAGCCGGACCCCGATGAGGACGGACT GGACCTGGAGGAGGATCCCTATTTCACCGACGGATTCCCGGATGCTGGCTTTGGGATGGCAAAAAAGCCTCCCCCAGGATCGGCCCCGTCGGGGAAGGGGCAAGTGAGCGAGGTGGTCAGCAG ctTCCTCTGCCTGGTCCCGGAGGAGGCGAAGACCTCCTCGTGCATGGAGGAAGGTGGCTACGACACCTACGTGCACGATGCCCTGGGCTTG GTCCAGGCGTGCCGTGCCAGCGCGGCCCCGTGTGGGtggcccccggccccccagcccctcgaCGCCTGCCACCCCGAAGCGACATTTTACGAGGGCCACTTCCTCAAGGTGCTGTTTGACCGGATGACTCGGATCCTGGACCAG ccctaCAGCCTGAACCTGCAGGTGACCTCGGTGCTGTCCCGCCTGGCCGccttcccccatccccacctccaCGAGTACCTGCTGGACCCCTACCTCAACCTGGCACCCGGCTGCCGCTCGCTCTTCTCCGTCCTCGTCAGG GTGATTGGGGACCTGATGCAGCGGCTCCAGCGTGTGCCCCATTTCAGGGCCAAGCTGCTCCTGGTGCGCCGGCAGCTCATGGGACTGGTGCCCGGAGAGCA GATGGACCACGCAATGCTCTTCaagggggtggtggtgctggAGGAGTTCTGCAAGGAGCTGGCTGCCATCGCCCTGGTCAAGGGACCGCCGGAGGGGCCCccctga
- the FHIP2B gene encoding FHF complex subunit HOOK-interacting protein 2B isoform X2, which translates to MLSRLGALLQQAVETREPSVDLLEAFTEHWKGITGYYLEATDESIPARQTDIPWRLKQMLDILVYEEKQQPAGEAGPCLEYLLQHKVLETLGTLGKAEYPPGMRQQVLLFFSRVLGQVQHPLLHYLNVHRPVQKLLQLSGDRLGSGTEKEEVQFAAVLCTKIKQDPTLLAYILEGKSILNGKRAQELPASPVEEGTEHPPGTSTTAGSPSAEPSPPRRDSNLITSLVGLCKSKKSRVALKAGENLLLLVGLAQEAAAACLVRSSALCQLLTEHLCDLYSAVPACTDPADVLALERASWRSQGDAAGDGVFPGKESLAAFFGWLDYLDELVTGAHPVVADAITEAVEEKFFQGILQPQLLEMSELTILGATAMLTGTVRQIRAPPLLHRLVLFLLGPDRHPEIPGDAPHPLRTQLIDRCNHLSDEISLASLRLFEELLRKPHEHVAHSLALRNLEARGYLQRGPAMPDERGLPEPDPDEDGLDLEEDPYFTDGFPDAGFGMAKKPPPGSAPSGKGQVSEVVSSFLCLVPEEAKTSSCMEEGGYDTYVHDALGLVQACRASAAPCGWPPAPQPLDACHPEATFYEGHFLKVLFDRMTRILDQVTSVLSRLAAFPHPHLHEYLLDPYLNLAPGCRSLFSVLVRVIGDLMQRLQRVPHFRAKLLLVRRQLMGLVPGEQMDHAMLFKGVVVLEEFCKELAAIALVKGPPEGPP; encoded by the exons ATGCTGAGCCGCCTGGGCGCGCTGCTGCAGCAGGCGGTGGAGacg CGGGAGCCCAGCGTGGACCTGCTGGAAGCCTTCACCGAGCACTGGAAGGGCATCACTGGCTACTACCTGGAGGCCACGG ACGAGAGCATCCCTGCCAGACAGACGGACATCCCCTGGCGCCTCAAGCAGATGCTGGACATCCTGGTGTacgaggagaagcagcagccggCGGGGGAGGCCGGACCATGCCTCgagtacctgctgcagcacaaggTCCTGGAGACCCTCGGCACGCTGGGCAAGGCGGAG TACCCCCCCGGGATGAGGCAGCaggtcctcctcttcttcagccGGGTGCTGGGGCAGGTGCAGCACCCGCTCCTCCACTACCTCAACGTGCACAGGCCGGTGCAG aaGCTGCTCCAGCTCAGCGGCGACCGCCTGGGCTCCGGcacggagaaggaggaggtgcaGTTCGCAGCCGTCCTCTGCACGAAGATCAAGCAGGATCCCACCCTGCTGGCATACATCCTGGAG gGCAAGAGCATCCTGAATGGGAAGAGAGCCCAGGAGCTGCCGGCCAGCCCCGTGGAAGAGGGTACGGAGCATCCCCCGGGCACCAGCACCACTGCCGGCTCCCCCTCAGCCGAGCCTTCCCCGCCACGGAGGGACAGCAACCTCATCACGTCCTTGGTGGGGCTCTGCAAGAGCAAG aAGAGCAGGGTCGCGCTGAAGGCTGGGGAAAACCTGCTCTTGCTCGTCGGGCTCGCCCAGGAGgcggctgctgcctgcctggtgCGGAGCAGCGCCCTGTGCCAGCTGCTGACGGAGCATCTCTGTGACCTCTACAGCGCCGTCCCCGCCTGCACCGACCCTGCCGACGTCCTCGCCCTGGAGAGGGCCAGCTGGAG GTCGCAGGGTGATGCTGCCGGCGACGGGGTTTTCCCAGGGAAGGAGAGCCTGGCTGCCTTCTTCGGCTGGCTGGACTACCTCGATGAGCTGGTGACGGGCGCCCACCCG GTCGTGGCAGATGCCATCACCGAGGCCGTGGAGGAAAAGTTTTTCCAGGGCATcctgcagccacagctcctgGAGAT GTCCGAGCTCACCATCCTCGGTGCCACGGCCATGCTGACGGGCACGGTGCGGCAGATCCGCGCGCCTCCCCTGCTCCACCGCCTCGTGCTCTTCCTGCTGGGGCCAGACCGGCACCCCGAGATCCCGGGGGATGCCCCCCACCCTCTGCGCACCCAGCTCATCGACCGCTGCAACCACCTCTCCGACGAG ATCAGCCTGGCCAGCCTGCGGCTCTTCGAGGAGCTCCTGCGGAAACCCCACGAGCACGTGGCACACAGCCTGGCGCTGAGGAACCTGGAGGCGAGGGGCTACCTGCAGCGCGGCCCCGCCATGCCCGACGAGCGCGGACTCCCCGAGCCGGACCCCGATGAGGACGGACT GGACCTGGAGGAGGATCCCTATTTCACCGACGGATTCCCGGATGCTGGCTTTGGGATGGCAAAAAAGCCTCCCCCAGGATCGGCCCCGTCGGGGAAGGGGCAAGTGAGCGAGGTGGTCAGCAG ctTCCTCTGCCTGGTCCCGGAGGAGGCGAAGACCTCCTCGTGCATGGAGGAAGGTGGCTACGACACCTACGTGCACGATGCCCTGGGCTTG GTCCAGGCGTGCCGTGCCAGCGCGGCCCCGTGTGGGtggcccccggccccccagcccctcgaCGCCTGCCACCCCGAAGCGACATTTTACGAGGGCCACTTCCTCAAGGTGCTGTTTGACCGGATGACTCGGATCCTGGACCAG GTGACCTCGGTGCTGTCCCGCCTGGCCGccttcccccatccccacctccaCGAGTACCTGCTGGACCCCTACCTCAACCTGGCACCCGGCTGCCGCTCGCTCTTCTCCGTCCTCGTCAGG GTGATTGGGGACCTGATGCAGCGGCTCCAGCGTGTGCCCCATTTCAGGGCCAAGCTGCTCCTGGTGCGCCGGCAGCTCATGGGACTGGTGCCCGGAGAGCA GATGGACCACGCAATGCTCTTCaagggggtggtggtgctggAGGAGTTCTGCAAGGAGCTGGCTGCCATCGCCCTGGTCAAGGGACCGCCGGAGGGGCCCccctga
- the NUDT18 gene encoding 8-oxo-dGDP phosphatase NUDT18, whose protein sequence is MGEAPASELDAVLGGGGWDVGASFEGPPPPTGPIRLGRNACYVVLAVLFNEEDGVLLVQEAKPECRGKWYLPAGRMEPGESVVAAMRREVKEETGLECEPLTLLALEERGPAWIRFAFLARPTGGTLKTLEEADAESLQAAWWARDPSELPLRAPDILPLLDLAARYRLSPPHPPTLPQELPCALLCLRLLVAFANNAGDLWVLLGTAGTPHLPVVACGTSPAELRGGLRLPVLQLLLDCLPSDPHPGPLGLLGLQHRAGGPGGADGVCFNMLLSIPPGSPGATPPEPRSPAFCWWHVEEESLRGRILQRLCAAATVPVRS, encoded by the exons ATGGGGGAGGCTCCGGCGTCAGAGCTGGATGCGGTGCTGGGTGGCGGCGGCTGGGACGTGGGGGCGAGCTTCGAGGGTCCCCCACCACCCACCGGCCCCATCCGCCTGGGGAGGAACGCCTGCTACGTTGTCCTGGCCGTGCTCTTCAACGAGGAG GATGGGGTGCTGCTGGTGCAGGAGGCCAAGCCTGAGTGCCGCGGGAAGTGGTACCTGCCGGCTGGGAGGATGGAGCCCGGCGAGAGCGTCGTGGCTGCCATGCGGAGGGAGGTGAAGGAGGAGACGGGGCTGGAGTGTGAACCCCTCACCTTGCTggcgctggaggagagggggCCGGCGTGGATCCGCTTCGCGTTCCTTGCACGCCCCACCG GCGGGACCCTGAAGACCCTGGAGGAGGCTGACGCCGAGTCCCTGCAAGCGGCGTGGTGGGCCAGGGACCCCTCCGAGCTGCCGCTGCGAGCCCCAGACATCCTGCCCTTGCTGGACCTCGCCGCTCGCTACCGCCTcagccccccgcacccccccacGCTGCCAcaggagctgccctgcgcccTGCTCTGCTTGCGGCTCCTGGTGGCCTTCGCCAACAATGCCGGGGACCTTTGGGTGTTGCTGGGCACGGCCGGGACCCCCCACCTGCCCGTGGTGGCCTGCGGCACGTCCCCGGCTGAGCTCCGCGGGGGTCTCcgcctgcctgtgctgcagctgctgctggactgCCTGCCGTCCGACCCCCACCCGGGacccctggggctgctggggctgcagcaccgggctgggggtcccgggggggctGACGGCGTTTGTTTCAACATGCTGCTGAGCAtcccgcccggcagccccggggctaCCCCCCCCGAGCCCCGCAGCCCCGCTTTCTGCTGGTGGCACGTGGAGGAGGAGAGCCTGAGGGGCAGGATCCTGCAGCGGCTCTGTGCTGCGGCCACGGTGCCTGTCCGCAGCTAG